TACCAATCCCAACCTGACTGCTAGCGGGACCGGGAAGGAACTGACAGAGAGCAACAAGGTCAGCATAACTGCGTTCATCTAGCCATTTTCTTTTACGAATATATTCATTATGAAAATATCCCAAATGAGCAATGGGGCCCCCAAACGAAGTTAAGCCAAGCTTAGTTGAAATCCATAAAATTTCAGTTAACCTTTTAAATTGACTTTTGGAATTATCTTTCATTTTATTACATCCTTAATATTTAAATAATTTAACCCATTCCAGGGCTTTTTGTGACCGTAATGGCGAAGGAACTGAGTTATCGGTCACATAAAATGGTTTTTTGTGACAGAATTGGTGAAGGAAACTAGATAACGGTCACAAATGTTCAGCAACATTAATGTTGGTAACTAGATATTTATGTAGGTACCATACAATAATATTAGTACCTACAACAATAATATTGGTGTAATTAAGAATAACAATTGAGCTATCTGAGAACATCTAATGAGCCTTCTTAGGAATATAAAAGAGTTTTTACCTGTAAAATAAAACTTAATTGTGAAGCAAACCGTTAATCCATTAAAACAGTTCTCCTCAGTTTGGGAGGACTGTTTTTTTCTAGAATATATTTGAACAAGAATAGATTTTTTTATAACAAATGGTCAACTAAAAAATGATTGACCATTTGCTTTTGATGTTATCCATTTACTTACAATTGATACCTTCGTAATGTTTACCTTCACTGCTAGTAATATTTCCCTCCGGAGGAATCCAGACCCTTTGGCAAATTCTCTCTTCATCTGCGACTGAATATATATACATCCAATCAGATTCATTTTCAAATTTAACTTCAAAGAAATCAGGATTATATTGCCTGCCTACTTGCTGAATTATTTTCCATTTTTGTCTTGGATATACTCTCTCTAAATATTGTTCTAAGTATTCTTTCTTTTTTGAAGCCTGATAATCATCATAAATTGGCCTAACAATCAAAAATAATAAAAGTAAGGAAGTTATTGAGATAGTAAGATATATCCCCAACTTTCTCAACCTGGAAGGTAAAAAAAGGACGGCAACAAATAGTAAAATGACAAAAGAACCTGAGGCTATTATTTCTATTACTGTTTTTGGATGCATAGTCCTCCCCCTTAAATAACTAATTACTAAAAGTTTTTTATTGTGACCAAAATGGCGATGAAACCGAGAACGGTAACATAAAATGATTTTTGTGACCTTAACGGCATGAATCAAAGATTTTGGTTACGTATATCTATCATTCAACAATGGCGAACAGTTTCTGGCACTGTGCTCCTTGATTTTCTGTGTAACTCTATATTCATGATGAGTATAGCAAAAAAATAAATCGACCATCAAAAAATTGATAAAAAAACAAATTAATTTAACATTCCTAAGGATATAAAACAAATATCATGTAAATGGAACTCCGTGAATTCGCGTAAATCGAGGACGACAATCCTTTACATCTAGATGGGATACGTATTCGCCCGTTATTTCCCATTTTCAAATCATAAGAAAAGGACTAAGTATTACATCCTGCATGTTCACTTGGTAACAACTTTATTCCATTTGAATAAAATTAAATGGGTGCACATAAAGGAAAGGGATGGGGGAATGGACCTTCATTCCTTTAAAGTTGTAAATAGGAGGGAAAAGCTTGAATATCGAGTACGAGTATTCCTTCGGATTACCAAGGAAAATTGTCTGGAAGTATTTAATGGATAAAAAAGTCCTTCGGAAAGCTATCCCTGGTTGTAAATCATTTGTAGAAATCTCAAGAGGAGTATACGAAGCAGAATTGGAGATCAAAATCGGGCCATTACAAGATCTTTTTACTCTTGAGATTCGGCTTGATGATCAGAAGCCGCCTTCTTCTTTCCGCATGTATGTGAAAGGAAAGGGGAATATTGGGGAAACTGTGGGAAAAGCAGATCTATTGTTAAAAGAATCCAGAAGTGTGTCAAAGTTAACCTGTAAAGCTGAAGCAGAGGTAACAGGTGCACTTGGATTGGCCGGTCAACGAGTATTGGATTCAGGAGCAAACAAGGGATTAGACAGTTTTTTTCAAACAGTCGAAAAAGAAATAAAAAGGACTCTTTATCAATTGAAAAGAGGGGGCAGATGACAGTGGGACCTATAGTCATCTGCCTTTTTTAAACGCTGTTTTCGTAAACTTTGTTGCTATTAATAAAAAATGTAAGAATGACATTTTTTTACTTTAGATTAAAATTTTAAAAAAGGGGGAGTTTGGATGAAAAAGAAATCTTTTTGGATTCCTT
The DNA window shown above is from Neobacillus sp. WH10 and carries:
- a CDS encoding SRPBCC domain-containing protein; this encodes MNIEYEYSFGLPRKIVWKYLMDKKVLRKAIPGCKSFVEISRGVYEAELEIKIGPLQDLFTLEIRLDDQKPPSSFRMYVKGKGNIGETVGKADLLLKESRSVSKLTCKAEAEVTGALGLAGQRVLDSGANKGLDSFFQTVEKEIKRTLYQLKRGGR